Proteins from one Pseudomonas grandcourensis genomic window:
- a CDS encoding co-regulatory protein PtrA N-terminal domain-containing protein translates to MKSMKVLFVVAALTTSSLAMATGGGDKTFARMESARKVSMQAFQVAQKQQAEPAVAESKAKAADRAKG, encoded by the coding sequence ATGAAATCCATGAAAGTTCTCTTCGTAGTTGCCGCTCTGACCACGTCTTCGCTGGCGATGGCCACAGGTGGCGGTGACAAGACCTTCGCACGCATGGAGTCAGCCCGGAAAGTCTCGATGCAAGCCTTCCAGGTTGCACAAAAACAGCAGGCTGAACCCGCTGTAGCTGAAAGCAAAGCCAAGGCCGCCGATCGCGCCAAAGGCTGA
- a CDS encoding methyl-accepting chemotaxis protein, with amino-acid sequence MPFPPRFLDHYRKADRIMLGLIWLMFAFAIGLAFWHDTFKQALLVGGGTSVLLTLLYRAIGGSRLMRCLLGVGLMVMAALHINQAEGVIESHFGIFALLAVLTFYRDWLPILVAAVTIALHHVVFHVLQHQGYPVFVMAHHGGWTMVFVHAFYVVMETVALLYLAVHSQADAVESQDMLDKMLATTSQFTVGVGQGDKARVHVSLAQRFDQFLGQITALVDGVVRDSQGLGQLGQELAKASNTLEKGAKHQLTEIAQMTGSMQRMGDAMEHIVVHVEHAVEHAGQASAQITRGQESVNRARQEITQLASRLEGTNETVQVLAGQAQQIGTVLEVISSIAEQTNLLALNAAIEAARAGEQGRGFAVVADEVRSLAQRTAVSTKEIRAIIEALQQGSRKAVEAMQDSREGVERCVEDSQLAAAMLQAVGSDISHIDELNGRIVTTTREQSSASFEIVGRLQSVQSIAQNTADDVETLALSSRRLPPIATRLDALGRTFHQ; translated from the coding sequence ATGCCCTTCCCCCCTCGTTTCCTCGACCACTACCGCAAAGCCGACCGCATCATGCTGGGCCTGATCTGGCTGATGTTCGCTTTCGCAATCGGTCTGGCGTTCTGGCACGACACGTTCAAGCAGGCGTTACTGGTGGGTGGCGGCACCAGTGTGTTGTTGACGCTGTTGTATCGCGCCATCGGCGGGTCGCGGTTGATGCGTTGTTTGCTGGGCGTGGGGTTGATGGTGATGGCGGCGCTGCATATCAATCAGGCCGAGGGGGTCATTGAGTCGCACTTCGGGATTTTTGCGTTGTTGGCGGTGTTGACGTTTTATCGGGACTGGCTGCCGATCCTGGTGGCCGCGGTGACGATTGCGCTGCATCACGTGGTGTTTCATGTGCTGCAGCATCAGGGTTATCCGGTGTTTGTGATGGCGCATCACGGTGGCTGGACGATGGTGTTCGTTCACGCCTTTTATGTAGTGATGGAGACGGTCGCGCTGCTCTATCTGGCGGTGCACAGCCAGGCCGATGCGGTGGAGAGCCAGGACATGCTGGACAAGATGCTCGCCACCACGTCGCAGTTCACCGTCGGTGTCGGCCAGGGTGACAAGGCGCGGGTGCATGTGTCGCTGGCGCAGCGCTTCGATCAGTTCCTGGGGCAAATCACCGCGTTGGTGGACGGCGTGGTGCGCGACTCTCAGGGTCTGGGTCAGTTGGGCCAGGAGTTGGCCAAGGCCAGTAATACGCTGGAGAAAGGCGCCAAGCATCAGTTGACGGAAATCGCGCAGATGACCGGGTCGATGCAGCGCATGGGCGATGCGATGGAGCACATTGTGGTGCATGTCGAACATGCCGTTGAACATGCCGGCCAGGCCAGCGCGCAAATCACTCGCGGGCAGGAAAGCGTTAACCGTGCACGGCAGGAAATCACTCAATTGGCCTCGCGCCTGGAAGGTACTAATGAAACCGTACAGGTGCTCGCCGGGCAGGCGCAGCAGATCGGTACGGTGCTGGAGGTGATCAGTAGCATTGCCGAGCAGACCAACTTGCTGGCGCTCAACGCGGCGATTGAGGCAGCGCGTGCCGGCGAGCAAGGCCGGGGCTTTGCCGTGGTGGCCGATGAAGTGCGCAGCCTGGCGCAGCGCACGGCGGTGTCCACCAAGGAAATCCGCGCCATCATCGAGGCCTTGCAGCAAGGCAGCCGCAAAGCCGTGGAGGCCATGCAGGACAGTCGCGAAGGTGTGGAGCGCTGTGTCGAGGACAGTCAGTTGGCGGCGGCGATGTTGCAGGCCGTCGGCAGCGACATCTCGCACATCGATGAACTCAATGGGCGGATTGTCACGACGACCCGCGAACAGTCCTCGGCGAGTTTCGAAATTGTCGGGCGCTTGCAGTCGGTGCAAAGCATTGCGCAGAACACGGCGGATGACGTGGAGACATTGGCGCTGAGCAGTCGGCGTTTACCGCCGATTGCGACTCGGCTGGATGCGTTGGGACGGACCTTTCACCAATGA
- a CDS encoding multicopper oxidase domain-containing protein — protein MLFSLTTANAVPLDDTDQPPPTDPSAYTNPAPDPKAALDSILTMPPANQGSLALPNGAYGTHTTPTADNVLPPALQTSFKIPTNGKPSPLFGAQPYTQQLLLFEEFGTEKLDPTLPPPTLTFPVPTVGPAPTQDPNSIARSGPSAAALEAFMRQPGLYPFPSQYSNVLDRNPWKAQIEAFLNRHPVGSPAEGRPPGKGWSHQRWNEFYPQVAFKTTQAGAKLNGGMRDRRQMHNYAVGEFGPGGLYNQTSDTPVITGTTKGIDTRFHPNMPIQNHKALWTFDGTFPPKLLMVRYGQPVLMRHYNALPIDPSANMGFGLHTLTTHEHNGHTPAESDGYANAFFFPGQYYDYRWPVQLAGYDTINTTAQDPRAAFPCAPGETLFVNDATPGLKTCNNGSIKIRGDWRETMSTHWFHDHMLDFTAQNVYKGNAVMMNYYSAMDRGNEAFEDGVNLRLPSGSALPWGNRDYDVNLMLADKAWDANGQLWFNPFNTDGFLGDQLLVNWQYQPRLNVRARSYRFRILNGSVSRYLRIALVREVVGTGGEFPGPAGSGLSYTRVPFHMIANDGNLMEHAVPFDGSMDLDGDGDMQNHNAILPTMGIAERYDIIVNFAKNGISTGDKLYFVNLMEHQTGKGPESTPLSLADVLSGKYKAVLKSGSKGLEWDNGDPVVGKFLQLVVKPYAGQDVSMNPADYEPAKPGKPAGKSMIPLTFNRDDATVQAKLKVARHREFIFGRSDGTDEAPWTIKTDGGFGYHMDPRRIYAAPQLANGPTPAGFSGDGTLEVWKIKSGGNGWNHPVHVHFEEGIILHRDGKAPPEWEKWARKDVYRIGEGIDSSVDVEMAIHFREFAGTYMEHCHNTQHEDSSMLLRWDIEHPGQFQLMPTPLPGWDGVNYVNSAALPTFRTGDTRANDGDNKNPIANPDSAVSNTGQPLTINVLANDSDPDGNVPLKVVGLEQPDSGKGTVSTDGLRVIYTPPATVTTPFTATFTYKAVDTKGAESAPATVSVAVSTAVVENLIVTSATVTARSNSRWYWVLSGTTSRAQGNTITATATTTTGTVNLGAAVLTPTATGARWNIAVTTAGSGPSPGATATVKSAFGKTVTVPIKAN, from the coding sequence ATGCTCTTTAGCCTGACGACCGCCAACGCCGTACCGCTGGATGATACCGACCAGCCGCCACCGACGGACCCCTCGGCGTATACCAATCCTGCGCCCGACCCCAAGGCTGCGCTGGACTCCATACTGACCATGCCCCCCGCCAACCAGGGCTCCCTCGCCCTGCCCAATGGCGCGTACGGCACCCACACCACGCCAACGGCCGACAACGTGCTGCCGCCAGCCCTGCAGACATCCTTCAAAATCCCTACCAATGGCAAGCCCAGCCCATTGTTCGGGGCCCAGCCGTACACTCAGCAACTGTTGCTGTTTGAAGAATTCGGCACGGAGAAACTCGACCCGACACTGCCGCCGCCCACCCTGACCTTCCCGGTTCCGACCGTCGGTCCGGCGCCCACGCAGGACCCGAACAGCATCGCCCGCAGCGGTCCTTCGGCCGCGGCGCTGGAAGCCTTCATGCGCCAGCCGGGGCTGTACCCGTTTCCGTCGCAGTATTCCAACGTGCTGGACCGCAACCCGTGGAAAGCGCAGATCGAAGCCTTCCTCAACCGCCATCCGGTCGGTTCACCGGCCGAAGGTCGTCCGCCAGGAAAAGGCTGGTCGCACCAGCGCTGGAACGAGTTCTACCCACAGGTCGCCTTCAAGACCACTCAAGCGGGTGCCAAGCTCAACGGCGGCATGCGCGACCGCCGGCAAATGCACAACTACGCCGTCGGTGAGTTCGGGCCTGGCGGGCTCTACAACCAGACCTCGGACACCCCGGTCATAACGGGCACCACCAAAGGCATCGACACCCGCTTTCACCCCAACATGCCGATTCAGAACCACAAGGCGCTCTGGACCTTCGACGGCACCTTTCCGCCAAAACTGCTGATGGTGCGGTATGGCCAACCGGTGCTGATGCGTCACTACAACGCCCTGCCGATCGATCCGTCGGCCAACATGGGGTTCGGCCTGCACACCCTCACCACCCACGAACACAACGGCCACACCCCGGCCGAAAGCGACGGCTATGCCAATGCGTTTTTCTTTCCGGGGCAGTACTACGACTATCGCTGGCCCGTCCAGTTGGCCGGTTACGACACCATCAACACCACCGCTCAGGATCCGCGTGCAGCGTTCCCCTGCGCCCCGGGTGAAACCCTGTTCGTCAACGATGCCACGCCGGGCCTCAAAACCTGCAACAACGGCAGCATCAAGATTCGCGGCGACTGGCGCGAAACCATGAGCACCCACTGGTTCCACGACCACATGCTCGATTTCACCGCGCAGAACGTCTACAAGGGCAACGCGGTGATGATGAACTACTACAGCGCCATGGACCGCGGTAACGAAGCCTTCGAAGACGGCGTCAACCTGCGCCTGCCCAGCGGTTCGGCATTGCCCTGGGGCAACCGCGACTATGACGTCAACCTGATGCTGGCCGACAAGGCCTGGGACGCCAATGGCCAGTTGTGGTTCAACCCGTTCAACACCGATGGCTTTCTCGGCGATCAGTTGCTGGTCAACTGGCAGTACCAGCCGCGCCTGAACGTGCGGGCACGCAGCTATCGCTTCCGCATTCTCAATGGCTCGGTGTCGCGCTACTTGAGGATCGCGCTGGTGCGTGAAGTCGTCGGCACCGGCGGCGAATTCCCCGGCCCGGCAGGTTCCGGCCTGTCTTACACCCGCGTGCCGTTCCACATGATCGCCAACGACGGCAACCTCATGGAACACGCCGTGCCGTTCGATGGCAGCATGGACCTGGACGGTGACGGCGACATGCAGAACCACAACGCCATCCTGCCGACCATGGGCATCGCCGAGCGTTACGACATCATCGTCAACTTCGCGAAAAACGGGATCAGCACCGGCGACAAGCTGTACTTCGTCAACCTGATGGAGCACCAGACCGGCAAGGGACCGGAATCTACACCGCTGAGCCTGGCCGATGTCCTGTCCGGCAAGTACAAGGCGGTGCTCAAGTCGGGCAGCAAAGGGCTGGAATGGGACAACGGCGACCCGGTGGTGGGCAAGTTCCTGCAGCTGGTGGTCAAGCCTTATGCCGGCCAGGACGTGAGCATGAACCCCGCCGACTACGAACCCGCCAAACCGGGTAAACCGGCCGGCAAGAGCATGATCCCGCTGACTTTCAACCGCGACGATGCGACGGTGCAGGCCAAGCTGAAGGTGGCACGGCATCGCGAGTTCATCTTCGGCCGCTCCGACGGCACCGACGAAGCACCCTGGACCATCAAGACCGACGGTGGTTTTGGCTACCACATGGACCCACGCCGGATCTACGCCGCTCCGCAACTGGCCAATGGCCCGACCCCTGCCGGGTTCTCCGGCGACGGCACTCTTGAGGTGTGGAAAATCAAGAGCGGCGGCAACGGCTGGAACCACCCGGTGCACGTGCACTTCGAAGAGGGGATCATCCTCCACCGCGATGGCAAGGCCCCACCGGAATGGGAAAAATGGGCACGCAAGGACGTCTATCGCATCGGCGAGGGCATCGACAGCTCGGTGGATGTAGAAATGGCGATCCACTTCCGTGAATTCGCCGGGACCTACATGGAGCACTGCCACAACACCCAGCACGAGGACTCGTCCATGTTGTTGCGTTGGGATATCGAGCACCCCGGCCAGTTCCAGTTGATGCCAACGCCCCTGCCCGGCTGGGACGGCGTCAACTACGTCAACTCCGCCGCGCTGCCAACCTTCCGCACTGGCGATACCCGTGCCAACGATGGCGATAACAAAAACCCGATCGCCAACCCCGACAGCGCCGTCAGCAACACCGGCCAACCGCTGACCATCAACGTCCTGGCCAACGACAGCGACCCTGACGGTAACGTGCCACTTAAAGTGGTGGGCCTGGAGCAACCGGACTCCGGCAAGGGCACGGTCAGCACCGATGGTCTGCGCGTGATCTACACACCACCGGCCACGGTCACCACACCGTTCACCGCGACCTTTACCTACAAGGCCGTAGATACCAAGGGCGCGGAGTCGGCACCGGCGACGGTGTCCGTAGCGGTCTCGACAGCGGTCGTCGAAAACCTGATCGTCACCAGCGCTACCGTCACCGCCCGCAGCAACAGCCGCTGGTATTGGGTCCTGTCCGGCACCACCTCCCGTGCCCAGGGCAATACCATCACGGCGACTGCCACGACCACCACCGGTACGGTGAACCTTGGCGCCGCCGTCCTGACGCCTACGGCGACAGGCGCGCGCTGGAACATAGCGGTGACCACCGCCGGCAGTGGCCCATCGCCTGGCGCGACGGCAACCGTCAAATCCGCCTTCGGCAAAACCGTGACAGTGCCGATAAAGGCTAACTAG
- the msrA gene encoding peptide-methionine (S)-S-oxide reductase MsrA, producing MTSQTETAILAGGCFWGMQDLLRRYPGVLHTRVGYSGGDVPNATYRNHGNHAEAIEIVFDPAVISYRQILEFFFQIHDPSTPNRQGNDLGPSYRSAIYYLNEQQRDIAEDTAADVDASHLWPGRVVTEIEPAGPFWEAEPEHQDYLDRIPNGYTCHFIRPNWKLPKRA from the coding sequence ATGACCAGTCAAACCGAAACCGCCATTCTCGCCGGCGGCTGCTTCTGGGGCATGCAGGATCTGCTGCGGCGCTATCCCGGTGTGCTGCACACGCGGGTCGGTTATTCCGGCGGCGATGTGCCGAATGCCACCTATCGCAACCATGGCAACCACGCCGAAGCCATCGAGATCGTCTTCGACCCTGCCGTGATCAGCTACCGGCAGATCCTTGAGTTCTTCTTCCAGATACACGACCCCAGCACGCCCAACCGTCAGGGTAATGACCTGGGCCCCAGCTATCGTTCGGCGATCTACTACCTCAACGAACAGCAACGCGACATTGCCGAGGACACCGCTGCCGATGTCGATGCTTCACACCTGTGGCCAGGCCGAGTAGTCACCGAAATCGAACCGGCGGGGCCTTTTTGGGAAGCGGAACCAGAGCACCAGGATTACCTCGACCGTATACCGAATGGCTACACATGCCACTTCATCCGCCCGAACTGGAAGCTCCCCAAGCGCGCCTGA
- a CDS encoding EAL domain-containing protein, whose product MDFFRNKSTAKQAIPTRSNKPRSTKWHRMYFFLAGFDVLVVVLSVLLNHLIVDTYHRSIKANQSWVQQLSSYSTLGSLASTVNAPGNNVFDTHNVEAESRNMDEALRAFNEHLAMAKKQLEVRIANEAEHSADIQAFTLALKDEVGAVDAAMVEMVNEALLIFSYFREGQSDNAGQRMATMDRKYALLLASLSTVRDRVGLVQSKLLGEELESVEELRRVEYAIMVFVLLMVSAAVIYGGKIRREMESQAAEREGYLAVLRESEKQARQQASLLDKAQDAIVVHGMDNRILYWNKSAERLYGLSKEEALGKSAQELIYQGSAAFNAATNSLIETGDWADEVTLRRRDGCTITLESHRTLVRDDDGQPQSVLSINTDITHRKTAEQEVQRLAFYDQLTGLANRRLMLDRLQHLLAGSSRSLNTSAIILIDLDNFKALNDTLGHDRGDMLLQQVALRLCGCIRESDTVARLGGDEFVVLLDGLNENPPEAAIQAKAIGEKILNALNISYQLDGYEHHSTPSLGIALFQGQLSTVDDIMKRADLAMYRAKAAGRNTMRFFDPEMQAVATARARLEVDLRQGLQDNQFRLHYQPQVNSEGRIIGVEALMRWQNPERGVVFPSEFIPLAEETGLILPLGRWALQAACTQLVAWAKHSETTRLGMAVNVSARQFHHPDFVEEVLQVLRYTGADPKKLKLELTEGLLIEDMEGTVAKMIELKAIGIGLSLDDFGTGYSSLSYLKSLPLDQLKIDQSFIRDVLVDPSDAAIACAIVSLSQILGLSVIAEGVETEAQRTFLFKHGCQTYQGFLFSPPLPAEQFEKYVHERFMASTDFPRTKSKSP is encoded by the coding sequence ATGGATTTTTTCAGGAATAAAAGCACCGCAAAGCAAGCCATACCCACCCGTTCAAATAAGCCGCGCTCGACCAAATGGCACCGCATGTACTTTTTTCTTGCGGGATTCGACGTGCTGGTTGTTGTGCTGAGCGTGCTATTGAATCACCTGATCGTCGATACCTATCACCGCTCCATCAAGGCAAACCAGTCGTGGGTCCAACAGCTGTCGAGCTATTCAACGCTGGGCAGCCTGGCTTCCACAGTCAATGCGCCGGGCAATAATGTGTTCGATACACATAATGTTGAAGCCGAATCGCGGAACATGGATGAAGCCTTGCGCGCCTTCAACGAGCATTTGGCAATGGCCAAAAAACAGTTGGAAGTACGGATCGCCAATGAGGCTGAACACAGTGCAGATATACAAGCCTTTACCCTTGCATTGAAGGATGAGGTGGGTGCGGTTGATGCCGCGATGGTCGAAATGGTGAACGAGGCCTTGCTGATTTTTTCCTACTTCAGGGAGGGGCAGTCGGATAATGCCGGCCAACGCATGGCAACGATGGACAGGAAGTATGCCCTGTTGCTCGCCTCACTCAGTACCGTGCGGGATCGCGTTGGCCTGGTTCAAAGCAAGCTCCTGGGGGAGGAGCTTGAGTCGGTCGAAGAACTGCGCCGGGTCGAATACGCGATCATGGTGTTCGTGCTACTGATGGTCAGTGCGGCCGTTATCTACGGGGGCAAGATCAGGCGCGAAATGGAGTCGCAAGCAGCCGAAAGGGAAGGTTATCTGGCAGTGCTGCGCGAAAGCGAGAAGCAGGCCCGCCAGCAAGCATCGCTGCTGGACAAGGCCCAGGACGCCATTGTCGTTCACGGGATGGATAACCGCATCCTGTACTGGAACAAAAGTGCCGAGCGTCTCTACGGTCTGTCAAAGGAAGAGGCACTCGGCAAATCGGCACAGGAGTTGATCTACCAGGGTAGCGCCGCTTTCAATGCAGCCACTAACAGCCTGATAGAAACGGGTGACTGGGCGGACGAAGTGACACTTCGACGCCGGGATGGCTGCACCATCACGCTCGAAAGTCATCGAACCCTGGTGCGAGACGATGATGGCCAGCCGCAATCCGTTCTGTCGATCAATACTGACATCACCCACCGTAAGACCGCTGAGCAAGAGGTCCAGCGTTTGGCCTTCTACGATCAGTTGACCGGGCTGGCCAACAGGCGGCTCATGTTGGACCGGTTACAGCATCTGCTGGCGGGCAGCTCCCGTAGCCTGAATACGAGCGCGATAATTCTCATTGACCTGGATAACTTCAAGGCACTGAACGACACGCTGGGGCATGACAGAGGCGACATGTTGCTGCAGCAAGTTGCTCTGCGCCTTTGCGGCTGCATACGCGAGAGCGACACCGTGGCTCGCCTGGGCGGAGACGAATTCGTCGTCCTGCTGGATGGCCTTAATGAGAATCCTCCAGAAGCCGCTATCCAGGCCAAGGCTATTGGCGAAAAGATTCTCAACGCTCTGAACATTTCCTACCAGTTGGATGGATATGAGCACCACAGCACCCCCAGCCTCGGCATTGCGCTGTTCCAGGGGCAGCTGAGCACAGTGGACGATATTATGAAGCGCGCTGACCTGGCGATGTATCGCGCCAAGGCGGCGGGCCGCAATACCATGCGCTTCTTCGATCCGGAAATGCAGGCGGTTGCCACGGCACGCGCCAGACTGGAAGTAGACTTGCGCCAAGGCTTGCAGGACAACCAATTCCGTCTTCATTACCAGCCGCAGGTGAATAGTGAGGGCCGTATCATTGGCGTAGAGGCACTGATGAGATGGCAGAATCCTGAGCGCGGAGTCGTGTTTCCAAGCGAGTTCATTCCATTGGCAGAGGAAACGGGGTTGATTCTGCCGTTAGGCCGTTGGGCGCTGCAGGCAGCCTGCACTCAGCTGGTTGCCTGGGCAAAGCATTCGGAAACCACCCGACTGGGTATGGCTGTGAATGTCAGCGCCCGCCAGTTTCACCATCCGGACTTCGTCGAGGAGGTACTGCAAGTACTGAGATACACGGGGGCCGATCCGAAGAAATTGAAACTGGAACTGACCGAAGGCCTGCTGATAGAGGATATGGAAGGTACTGTTGCCAAAATGATCGAGTTGAAAGCGATCGGCATAGGCCTTTCGCTGGATGATTTCGGAACCGGCTACTCGTCACTGTCATACCTGAAGAGCCTTCCGCTGGATCAACTCAAGATCGACCAGTCCTTCATCAGAGATGTGCTGGTTGATCCCAGCGACGCCGCCATCGCCTGCGCGATTGTGAGCCTGAGCCAGATATTGGGGCTTTCGGTGATTGCAGAAGGTGTGGAGACAGAAGCTCAGCGCACCTTTCTGTTCAAGCATGGCTGCCAGACCTACCAGGGCTTCCTGTTTTCCCCGCCACTGCCAGCCGAACAATTTGAGAAGTATGTTCACGAAAGATTTATGGCGAGCACTGATTTCCCACGGACCAAGTCTAAATCGCCATAA
- a CDS encoding MATE family efflux transporter, whose protein sequence is MQTPNLQRPLWKTYLFFLAPMVLSNFLQSMSGTVNSIYIGQMLGTQALAAVSGMFPIVFFFIALVIGLGAGAGVLIGQAWGARETHLVKAIAGATVLLGVLIGLVAAVVGSVFARSALVGLGTPADVLDDAVAYAHVMLWIMPSLLVFVLFTQLLRGVSDTLSPLLALVVSTCVGLALTPALIRGWLGFAPMGIQSAAIAGLVGNLVAMGLLAWRLIGKGHPLAPDREFFAAMKLDMAILGKVLRIGLPTGLQMVVLSLSELVILALVNQHGSQATAAYGAVTQIVNYVQFPALSIAITASILGAQAIGAGRIERIGPILKTGLMINVCLTGGLVVLGYLLSSWLLASFLTEEATLNMAQHLLHIMLWSLLVFGFQAIIGGIMRASGTVMVPVAISIVCVVGIQLPAAYLLDAKFGLQGVWMAFPVAYLGMLVLQTLYYKLVWQHQKIERLV, encoded by the coding sequence ATGCAAACCCCGAACCTCCAACGCCCCCTCTGGAAAACCTACCTGTTTTTCCTCGCCCCGATGGTCCTGTCGAATTTCCTGCAATCCATGTCCGGCACGGTCAACAGCATCTACATCGGCCAGATGCTCGGCACTCAGGCCCTGGCGGCGGTGTCGGGGATGTTCCCCATCGTGTTTTTCTTCATCGCCCTGGTGATCGGCCTTGGCGCTGGCGCGGGGGTGTTGATCGGGCAGGCGTGGGGGGCGCGGGAGACGCATCTGGTGAAGGCGATCGCCGGGGCGACGGTGTTGCTGGGGGTGTTGATCGGGTTGGTGGCGGCGGTGGTGGGGAGTGTGTTTGCGCGGTCGGCGCTGGTGGGGTTGGGGACGCCGGCGGATGTGCTGGACGATGCGGTGGCGTATGCCCATGTGATGTTGTGGATCATGCCGTCGCTGTTGGTGTTTGTGTTGTTCACGCAGTTGCTGCGCGGGGTCAGCGATACCTTGTCGCCGTTGTTGGCGCTGGTGGTGTCGACCTGTGTGGGGCTCGCGCTGACGCCGGCGTTGATTCGCGGGTGGTTGGGTTTTGCGCCGATGGGGATTCAGAGCGCGGCGATTGCCGGGCTGGTGGGTAACCTGGTGGCGATGGGGCTGTTGGCGTGGCGCTTGATTGGCAAGGGCCATCCGTTGGCGCCGGACCGTGAGTTTTTTGCGGCGATGAAGCTGGACATGGCGATTCTCGGCAAGGTGCTGCGCATCGGTTTGCCCACCGGGTTGCAGATGGTGGTGTTGTCGCTGTCGGAGTTGGTGATTCTGGCGCTGGTGAACCAGCACGGGTCCCAGGCGACGGCGGCGTATGGCGCGGTGACGCAGATCGTCAATTACGTGCAATTCCCGGCGTTGTCGATTGCGATCACGGCGTCGATCCTCGGGGCGCAGGCGATCGGGGCGGGGCGCATCGAGCGCATCGGGCCGATCCTGAAGACCGGGCTGATGATCAACGTGTGTTTGACCGGTGGCCTGGTGGTGCTCGGGTACTTGTTGTCGAGCTGGTTGCTGGCGTCGTTCCTCACTGAAGAGGCGACACTCAACATGGCCCAGCACCTGTTGCACATCATGCTCTGGAGCCTGTTGGTGTTTGGCTTCCAGGCGATTATCGGCGGGATCATGCGCGCCAGCGGCACGGTGATGGTGCCGGTGGCGATTTCCATTGTCTGCGTGGTGGGGATTCAGTTGCCGGCAGCGTATCTGCTGGATGCGAAGTTCGGGCTGCAGGGGGTGTGGATGGCGTTTCCGGTGGCGTATCTGGGGATGCTGGTGTTGCAGACGCTGTATTACAAACTGGTGTGGCAACATCAGAAGATTGAGCGGTTGGTGTAG
- a CDS encoding phosphoribosyltransferase, translating to MNPLSHTILQDRPAAGRRLVEPLLPYANRSDVIVLALPRGGVPVAYAVATALKVRLDLMLVRKLGVPSHQEYAMGAIASGGIRIRNEEALRVHPIAKAAFDAVVERESRELLRREQVYRGTRPAVQLKDQVVILIDDGLATGASMRAAIQALRAQAPARIVVAVPVAPIETVEALRSEVDELICPLMPEWFTSIGHWYMDFSQTSDAEVIELLQRAWQRGECG from the coding sequence ATGAACCCCTTGTCCCATACCATCCTGCAAGACCGGCCGGCAGCCGGGCGGCGTTTGGTTGAGCCGTTGCTGCCTTACGCCAATCGTTCCGACGTCATTGTTCTGGCCTTGCCCCGTGGCGGCGTGCCGGTGGCTTATGCGGTGGCCACGGCGCTGAAGGTTCGCCTGGACCTGATGCTGGTGCGCAAGCTCGGCGTGCCGTCCCATCAGGAGTACGCCATGGGCGCGATTGCCAGCGGCGGTATCCGGATTCGTAATGAAGAGGCGCTGCGGGTGCATCCGATTGCCAAGGCTGCATTCGACGCCGTGGTCGAACGGGAAAGCCGCGAGCTGTTGCGCCGCGAACAGGTCTACCGCGGCACGCGGCCGGCGGTGCAGCTCAAGGATCAGGTGGTGATCCTGATCGACGACGGCCTGGCCACCGGCGCTTCGATGAGGGCGGCGATCCAGGCGCTGCGGGCGCAGGCACCAGCACGCATTGTGGTGGCGGTGCCGGTGGCGCCGATCGAAACGGTGGAGGCGCTGCGCAGCGAGGTGGATGAGTTGATCTGTCCGCTGATGCCCGAGTGGTTCACCTCGATTGGCCATTGGTACATGGATTTTTCCCAGACCTCGGATGCCGAAGTGATCGAGCTGTTGCAGCGGGCGTGGCAACGCGGGGAGTGCGGGTAG
- a CDS encoding YceI family protein, with translation MNLRSARCVALAGTLVFGPVPFAQAVEYKDVNAKASTLSFTYQQMGSRAYGTFGKFKAKLDFDTDNPGAAHAALTIELNSIDAGSSDANTELQKPAWFDTATYPEATFESTSIKALGNNRYTITGKLSLRGLTREVSVPVQLRSESAIGIFEGQLVLKRDDFKIGEGEWADSVVSNEIKIRFRMVAPQR, from the coding sequence ATGAACCTTCGATCCGCGCGTTGCGTCGCTCTGGCCGGCACGTTGGTGTTCGGCCCGGTGCCGTTTGCGCAAGCCGTGGAATACAAGGATGTGAACGCCAAGGCCAGCACCCTGAGTTTCACCTATCAGCAGATGGGGTCGAGAGCCTACGGCACCTTTGGCAAGTTCAAGGCCAAACTCGACTTCGACACCGATAACCCTGGCGCCGCCCATGCCGCGCTGACCATCGAACTGAACAGCATCGACGCCGGCAGCAGCGACGCCAACACCGAACTGCAAAAACCGGCGTGGTTCGACACCGCGACTTATCCGGAGGCGACCTTCGAGTCGACGTCCATCAAGGCCTTGGGCAATAACCGCTACACCATCACCGGCAAGCTTTCCCTGAGGGGGCTCACTCGGGAAGTGAGTGTGCCGGTGCAGCTCAGATCGGAGAGCGCCATCGGCATCTTCGAGGGCCAACTGGTGCTCAAGCGTGACGACTTCAAGATCGGCGAGGGCGAGTGGGCGGACAGTGTGGTCTCCAACGAGATCAAAATCCGCTTCCGGATGGTGGCGCCGCAGCGGTGA